Within the Chloroflexota bacterium genome, the region TCAGGCGACCATGATCGACATCGACTTCGAGGAAGGCTACCCGACCAAGGTCAACGGTCGCGAGATGCAGCCGGTGCAGATGATGGACTACCTGAACAAGGTCGGCGGCGAGAACGGCATCGGCCGCGTCGATCTGGTCGAGAACCGCCTGGTCGGCATGAAGTCGCACGGCATCTACGAGACGCCGGGCGGCACGATCCTGGTCGAGGCGCTGCGCGACCTGGAGACGCTGACGCTCGACCGCGACAGCGCGCACTTCAAGGAAGTGGTCGCGCTGCGCTACGCCGAGCTGGTCTACTACGGCCAGTGGTTCACCCCGCTGCGCGCCGCGATCGACGCGTTTGTCAACGTTCTGCAGAAGCGCACGACCGGCACCGTGAAGCTGAAGCTGTACAAAGGCAACGTCACGCCGGTCGCCCGCAAGGCGCCGCGCGGCCTGTATCGCGAGGACTACGCCTCGTTCGACGACGAGGAAGTATACAACCAGCACGACGCCGAGGGCTTCATCCGGCTGTTCGGTCTGCCGATGAAGATTCGCGCGCTGGTGGACTACAACATGCCGGCCATCGACGAAGTGGAGATGTACTCGCGCTTCAAGCGCGACTAGCCGCGTTGCCCGCGCGGCGCTGTTCAGCGGCTTCGGGCCGCTGAACGCTTAGCGCGTCTCGGCTATGTCCTGTGCAGCGGGGCGTACGCCCCGCTCCGCGCCTGAGGCGCGGGCACAGGATGAAGGCCGAGACGCAGCGGCCGCCGTATGCCGTTGACCAGACCCGAAGGGCATGCCCTTCGGGTCTGCATTATGCTGTTTCACGTTAACAATGTTCCCATTCGCATCGCGTGCTCCGGTCAAGATGTAACGCCACCCCCCTCTTCCCCTTGCCCCTTCTCCCCCAATTTGTGGGGGAGAAGGGGTACTGGGTATTGAGGATTGGCGCGGCGGCAGAGCCGCCGCGCCAATCCTCTTTGTTCTTTCCCCGCTCCCCGCTCGCGGGGAGGGGGCCAGGGGGAGGGGCAAGGCCTTTGGCCCGCCGCTTGAGATCATGCGATACTGAAAGGGGACGAGCTTATCGTGAAATGGCGTTATGTCTAACCTACCCGACGGGAGTTTGCCTTATGCCGCTCTGGGGTTCTGCTTTCACCAAACCAACCGCCGACTTGATGCGCAAGTTCCAGGATTCGCTGCCGTTCGACCGCCGCTGGTACGCCGAGGACATACGCGGCAGCCAGGTCTTCGCCAAAGCGATCCAGCAGATCGGGCTGATCAGCGCGGAGGAACTGGCGCAGATCCAGAACGGGCTGGCGCGCGTGCAGGCCGAGTTTGACGCCGGCACGTTCGCCATGCTGCCCAACGACGAGGACATCCACACAGCCGTCGAGCGCCGTCTGACGGAGTTGATCGGCGACGCCGGCAAGAAACTGCACACCGGCCGCAGCCGCAATGACCAGGTCGCCACCGACGCGCACCTGGCGATGCTGAAGACCGTCGCGCAGACGAGCGCGCAGGTGCTCGACCTGCAGCGCGCGCTGGTCGAGCACGCCACGGCGAACCCCGACGTGATCACCGCCGGATACACGCACATGCGCCGCGCCCAGCCGATCCTCTGGTCGCACTACATCATGTCGTTCTTCTGGATGCTCGAGCGCGACCGCGAGCGGCTGGCCGACCTGGCCAAGCGGACGAGCATGAGCCCGCTCGGCGCGGGCGCGCTGGCCGGCAATGCCTTCGGCATCGACCGCGAGCAGTTGCAGCGCGAGCTCGGCTTCGAGCGCATCTACGAGAACTCGCTCGACGCGGTCAGCGACCGCGACTTCGTCGTGGAGTACCTGTTCTGCGCCTCACTGATCGCCGTGCACCTTAGCCGGCTGGCCGAAGACCTGATTATCTACTCGACCGACGAGTACGGCTGGGCGCAGATCGATGACGCGTACTCGACCGGCTCCAGCATCATGCCGCAGAAGAAGAACCCCGACTCGCTCGAACTGATTCGCGGCAAGACCGGCCGCATCGTCGGCGCGCTGAGCGCCATGCTCGTCATGCTCAAAGGCTCGCCGTCCTCTTATGACAAGGACTACCAGGAGGACAAGGAGGGCCTGTTCGACACGGCCGATACACTGACTATGACGCTGCCGATCATGACCGACATCATCCACACGCTGGTCATCCGACCGGAGGGCATGGCGCGCTCGCTGGACGACGGCCTGCTGGCAACCGACGTGGCCGACTACCTCGTGCGCAAGGGCCTGCCGTTCCGCGAGGCGCACCACGTCGTCGGGCGGCTGGTGCGCGACTCGCTGGAACACCAGCGCCTGCTGCGCAGCTACACGCCAGCCGAACTGCTCGTCTTCTCGCCGAAGTTCGAGGCCGACGTCGCCGATGTGTTCGACTTCCGCAAGTCGGTCGAGCGCCGTAGCGCGACTGGCGGCACTGCGCCCGAGGCGGTCCGCAAGCAGATCGAGCGCGCCCAGGCGCGCCTGGCGCAGGCGGCCGTCTAGCCGATTGGCGCATGCGCCGAACGGCGGTAAAATTGCCCCGATACCGACACGGAGGAAGACCGCACCCATCATGAGCAACCCGAACGAGCAGGCCCCGTTAGAAATCAAGCGCGCGCTGATTGTCATGGCGCACCCGGACGATCCGGAGTTTGGCGCCGGCGGCACGAGCGCGAAATGGAGTAAGGAAGGCGTCGAGGTCGCGTACGTCATCGTGACCGACGGCTGCAAGGGCAGCGACGACCCGGAGATGACGTGGGAGAAGCTGATCCCGCTCCGCCAGGTCGAGCAGCGCGCCGCCGCCGCCGCGCTCGGCGTGAAGAACATTACCTTCCTGACACACCGCGACGGCGAGCTGGCAAACAGCCTGGAAGTGCGCCGCGACATCTGCCGCGAGATCCGCCGCTTCAAGCCCGACGTGGTGCTGACGCACGACCCGACGACGCGCTACGGCTTTCCCGGCTTCATCAACCACAACGACCACCGCGCCAGCGGCGACGCCACGCTCGACGCGGTGTTCCCCGCGGCCGGCAACCGGCTGTACTTCCCGGAACTGCAGGCGCTCGGCTTTGAGCCGCACAAGGTCCGCCTGGTGCTGCTGACCGGCAATCCCAACCCGGACTACTTCGTGGACATCACGGAGACGTTCGAGCAGAAGATCGATTCGCTGCGCGAGCACAAGAGCCAGATCAAGGACGTCGAAGGGCTGCGGAAGCGCCTGTCAGAGCGTCACACGAAGATCGGGGAGGCGCACGGCATGAAGTACGCGGAGGCGTTCAAGTCATTGAAGATGGGCTAGCCGGCAGCCCGCGATGCGCCTCTACCGCGCCGTTAGCGAAGCCGAGTTTGAGCAGTTGCTGGAGACGGGCCGCTTTCAGATCATGCCAGGCACGCTGGAAGGCAAGTTCTTTGCGGAGACGCCGGATCACGCGCGACAATGGGGACAGTTATTCGGTGGACCGTTCCATGTCATTGAGATCGACTTGGATGACTTGGTAGCCAATCAGTTGATGCGCATCGAACGTCTGGACGGAATCGGGCCGGCACGCTTTGCGAGAGTTGATGAGCTGGCAATGGCCCGCGTCCGGGGAGAGTATCTTCCATGAACCCGACTGTCAAGGCGATTATTCGCTGGACGCCCCGAGAGGCAGGCGGCCGGCAAGCGCCGCCGGTTGGACCGCGCTACTCAACGGTGGCACATTTCGCGGAGGATCAGAGCGACATCCATCTCGAAGCCTGGGGCATCGTCGCCGAATTTGACGAGGCACAAACACGCACCGACGGCACGCTTGTGCGGATACGCTTTCTATCCTCCGACGGCCCCGTGCAGTACTTGCACCCCGGTAGCCGTTTTGAGTTGTACGAGGGAAAGCAGGTCGTGGCGCGCGGCGAAGTGCTGGCCGAAGCAGAGCAGTTGGCCTCCATCAGTCCGCCCGCAGCAGCGTTAGTCAAAGAGAATCCGGTGAACGCGTATATGACCACTTCAGACACCCAACCGAGCATCGAAGCGCTGAACGCCGAGCTCGCCGAGAAGGAAGAGGCGCTGCGCAAGCTCGTGCGGCAGATCGACCAGATCAGCCGCACCGAGTTCCGCGACCGCGCGCAGCGGCTGCGTATGATGCGCGACCAGCGCACCGCGCTGGAAAGCGCGATCGACGCGCTCAAGACCAAGCTCACGCAGGCGGGGCAGTAAGCGCCCCCCATCTTCATCCAGGATCACATTTCATGACGAATGCCACTCTCCGCGTCGCCGACCGGGTGCAGAACTTCACCGAGTCGGTCATACGCGAAATGACGCGGCTGAACAACATCTACGGCGGCATCAACCTGTCGCAGGGCTACCCGGACTTCCCGGCGCCCGACGCGATCAAGGAAGCGGCCGTCAAAGCGATTCGCGATGACGTGAACCAGTACGCCGTGACGTGGGGCGCGCCGAACCTGCGCCGCGCGCTGGCCGAGAAGTATGCCTGGTTCAACGGCATGCCGATCGAGGCCGACAAGCACATCACCGTCACCTGCGGCGCGACCGAGGCGATGATCGCGGCGATGCTGGCCACGCTCAACCCGGGCGACAAGTTCATCGTCTTCCAGCCGTTCTACGAGAACTACTGGCCGGACGGTATGATCTCCGGGGCGCAACCGATCTTCGTGAACCTGCAGCCGCCCGAATGGGTCTGGAACCCGGACGAGTTGCGCACGGCGTTCAAGCAGGGCGCGCGCGCCATCATCCTGAACAATCCGAACAACCCGACCGGCCGCGTCTTCACGCGGGCTGAGCTGCAATTCATAGCCGACCTGTGCATCGAATACAACGCGCTGGCGTTCACCGACGAGATCTACGAGCACATCATCTACGACGGGCGCAAGCATATCTCGCTGGCGACCCTGCCCGGCATGGCCGAGCGCACCATCACGATCAGCGGCATCTCGAAGACGTACTCCGTGACCGGCTGGCGCATCGGCTACTGCATTGCGCCGGAAGAGATCAGCAAGGCGATCCGCAAGGTACACGATTTCCTGACCGTCGGCGCGCCCGCCCCGCTGCAGGAAGCCGCGGCGGTGGCGGTGCAGTTCCCGCGCTCGTACTACGACCAACTGGTCGTGGGCTACACGCGGCGGCGCGACCTCTGCCTGCGCGCGCTGTCCGACGCCGGCTTCAAGTTCCACCCGGTCGAAGGCGCGTATTATGTCATGTGCGATTTCAGCGCGTTCGGCTACACGCACGACGTCGAGTTCGCGCACTACCTGGTCAAGGAAGTCGGCGTGGCCAGCGTGCCGGGCAGCTCCTTCTTCATGCCGCAGGAGCTGGGACGCTCGCAGATTCGCTTCTGCTTCCCCAAGAAGGACGAGACGCTCATCGCCGCCGGCGAGCGGCTGACACAGCTCAAAAGAGCATAGCCCGCACGCCAGGCAGGCACGCAGCAAGGGCAGGCCATCGGGCGCTGCCCTTTTGTCTACCGTACGGAGGTTGCACCATACACCGATCATTGCTGGCCGCGTTCATCGCCGTTCCGATGCTGGCGCTCACGGCGTGCGATGCCCCCGCCTCGCCGACCATGCGCATGACGGTCGACCAGGTGCAGGAACATCTCGATGCCTCCTGGAAAGCGCTCGACCGCGGCACCAAGGTCCTCTGGGTACCGGTCAACTCCCCGTTCTTCCCGGCCGAGTGGCCGCCGACGAAAACAACGCTCTGGACGCAATATGTCTATGCGCAGGGGATCGAGCCGGGCGGCCTGGTCGACGCGGTGCGCGTCTCGGCGGCGTGGGCGCGGATTGAGCGGCGTTCCGGCGAGGATGCGGTCAAGGTAGTCGAGCTACTCACGAAGCTGGAGATTGCCGGCACGCAGGGCGTGACGCCGCTCAGTACCGAGGCGGTAGCGGTGCTGGCCAAGCGCGACGCCGTGACGGCGTACGCTCTCAAGTTGACCGCCGCGCCGGTAGAGGGCGATCCGGCTACAGCCGACCTGCGCGCGTTCTACCGCGAGTGGCTGCGCACCAACGGCGCGTTTGCGGCGCTGGTCAAGAAGTCGCACGAGGCGTTCTTTGCCTGGCTGGCGAATTAGCCCGTTGCCGCGCACGAAGCACAAACGCCGCCGGTCAGATCGACCAAGCGGTGTTTTTGTTATTCGAAATGCACTTGCTTATACTGTTTCAACTTGAGATTGGTCCCTTGGCCTGTCATGCTGAACGCGAAGGCAAGACCTTCTGAATACGGTGCGCCGCGCGCGTGAAGCATCTCAACCCACTGCTCAAATATCGTGCGACGCCACCCCATGCCAACGATTTTAGGTCCTTCGCGCGCGCAGCAGTCTGAAAGGGAAGGCATGACATCCGCGCTCAGGATGACAGCCTCAGGCGCGGCTTGCTCATCGTGACATGACAACAAGCTGATACCGTATTACGGCTTTTCAAGCCCGTGCGCTTCCAACAGGTCCGCATCCTCCAGCAGTTTCTCCGTCGGCCCGTCGGCGACAATGCGGCCGTTGTCCATCACGACCATGCGCGGGAACAGATCGCGCACCATGTGCAGATCGTGCGACGAGCACAAAATCGTCTGCGGCAGTTCGCGCAACAGGTTGATCAGGCCGCGCCGCGCGCGCGGGTCGAGGCCCGCCGACGGTTCGTCGAGCACCAACACGTCAGGCCGCATTGAGAGCACGGTCGCGATCGCGATGCGCTTCTTCTCGCCAACGCTCAGGTGATGGGAGACGCGCCGCGCGTAGTCGGTCATGTGCACCGCTTCCAGCGCCTGCATCACCCGTATGTGCACCTCGGCCTGCGCCAGCCCCTGATACATCGGACCGAACGCCACATCATCATAGACGGTCGGCGAGAAGAGCTGGTCATCCGGCGCCTGGAACACCAGTCCAACGGCGGCGCGGATACGACCAATCGTCTTGTCGCCCAGTTCGATGCCAGACACGACGATCTTGCCTT harbors:
- the argH gene encoding argininosuccinate lyase, with product MPLWGSAFTKPTADLMRKFQDSLPFDRRWYAEDIRGSQVFAKAIQQIGLISAEELAQIQNGLARVQAEFDAGTFAMLPNDEDIHTAVERRLTELIGDAGKKLHTGRSRNDQVATDAHLAMLKTVAQTSAQVLDLQRALVEHATANPDVITAGYTHMRRAQPILWSHYIMSFFWMLERDRERLADLAKRTSMSPLGAGALAGNAFGIDREQLQRELGFERIYENSLDAVSDRDFVVEYLFCASLIAVHLSRLAEDLIIYSTDEYGWAQIDDAYSTGSSIMPQKKNPDSLELIRGKTGRIVGALSAMLVMLKGSPSSYDKDYQEDKEGLFDTADTLTMTLPIMTDIIHTLVIRPEGMARSLDDGLLATDVADYLVRKGLPFREAHHVVGRLVRDSLEHQRLLRSYTPAELLVFSPKFEADVADVFDFRKSVERRSATGGTAPEAVRKQIERAQARLAQAAV
- a CDS encoding PIG-L family deacetylase → MSNPNEQAPLEIKRALIVMAHPDDPEFGAGGTSAKWSKEGVEVAYVIVTDGCKGSDDPEMTWEKLIPLRQVEQRAAAAALGVKNITFLTHRDGELANSLEVRRDICREIRRFKPDVVLTHDPTTRYGFPGFINHNDHRASGDATLDAVFPAAGNRLYFPELQALGFEPHKVRLVLLTGNPNPDYFVDITETFEQKIDSLREHKSQIKDVEGLRKRLSERHTKIGEAHGMKYAEAFKSLKMG
- a CDS encoding aminotransferase class I/II-fold pyridoxal phosphate-dependent enzyme, with product MTNATLRVADRVQNFTESVIREMTRLNNIYGGINLSQGYPDFPAPDAIKEAAVKAIRDDVNQYAVTWGAPNLRRALAEKYAWFNGMPIEADKHITVTCGATEAMIAAMLATLNPGDKFIVFQPFYENYWPDGMISGAQPIFVNLQPPEWVWNPDELRTAFKQGARAIILNNPNNPTGRVFTRAELQFIADLCIEYNALAFTDEIYEHIIYDGRKHISLATLPGMAERTITISGISKTYSVTGWRIGYCIAPEEISKAIRKVHDFLTVGAPAPLQEAAAVAVQFPRSYYDQLVVGYTRRRDLCLRALSDAGFKFHPVEGAYYVMCDFSAFGYTHDVEFAHYLVKEVGVASVPGSSFFMPQELGRSQIRFCFPKKDETLIAAGERLTQLKRA
- a CDS encoding ABC transporter ATP-binding protein: MHHTIELDNLTYAYPDGHEALFGISLRVAPGEKVALVGPNGAGKTTLMLHLNGILRGKGKIVVSGIELGDKTIGRIRAAVGLVFQAPDDQLFSPTVYDDVAFGPMYQGLAQAEVHIRVMQALEAVHMTDYARRVSHHLSVGEKKRIAIATVLSMRPDVLVLDEPSAGLDPRARRGLINLLRELPQTILCSSHDLHMVRDLFPRMVVMDNGRIVADGPTEKLLEDADLLEAHGLEKP